One stretch of Vulgatibacter sp. DNA includes these proteins:
- the coaD gene encoding pantetheine-phosphate adenylyltransferase — translation MKRVALYPGSFDPMTHGHLSIIHRGLKTFDGLVVAIANNSKKTPLFSVEERKEMILTAIGHDPRVEVDSFQGLMVDYAKRRGISIVLRGLRAVSDFEYEFQLANMNRKLDPTVDTVFMMTGEDYFYISSQLVREVASLGGNLEGLVPEPVAEALRGKFVKTSKEQP, via the coding sequence ATGAAGCGCGTGGCCCTCTACCCCGGGTCTTTCGACCCGATGACCCACGGTCATCTCTCGATCATCCACCGGGGCCTCAAGACCTTCGACGGGCTGGTGGTGGCGATCGCCAACAACTCCAAGAAGACACCCCTCTTCTCGGTGGAGGAGCGCAAGGAGATGATCCTCACCGCGATCGGCCACGATCCGCGGGTGGAGGTCGATTCCTTCCAGGGGCTGATGGTCGACTACGCCAAACGCCGCGGGATCAGCATCGTGCTGCGCGGGCTGCGGGCGGTGAGCGACTTCGAATACGAGTTCCAGCTCGCCAACATGAACCGGAAGCTCGATCCGACGGTCGACACGGTTTTCATGATGACCGGCGAGGACTACTTCTACATCTCCTCGCAGCTCGTGCGGGAAGTCGCCTCGCTGGGCGGCAACCTGGAGGGCCTGGTGCCCGAGCCGGTGGCAGAGGCGCTGCGGGGCAAGTTCGTAAAGACCTCGAAGGAGCAGCCGTGA
- a CDS encoding pyridoxal phosphate-dependent aminotransferase, translated as MKISRRAAAIQPSPTLAITAKAKAMVAQGIDVVSFGAGEPDFDTPEHVKDAAVAAIGAGFTKYTATPGIPELRRAIAAKHERENGLKYEESEIIATVGAKHALYNAFQALVDEGDEVIVVAPYWVSYPDMVKLAGGQPVIVETRVEDGFVPSPDAIRAALTDRTVAVVLNSPSNPTGAVWSREALAGIARVLEGHSCTIITDDIYEHLIYTGEKFINILNVAPQLRDRTLVVNGLSKSFSMTGWRIGWAAGPKPLIAAMQKIQDQSTSNLTSFVQKAAIAALTGGNACVERMRVKFDERRQYVQKRFAAMPGVECAPIGGAFYAFADVRALCPKHYKGQAVGSDTRLAEILLEDFLVAVVPGAPFGAPGFMRLSFATSMEQLEKGLDRIESFVQALS; from the coding sequence GTGAAGATCAGCCGTCGTGCCGCAGCGATCCAGCCCTCCCCGACGCTGGCGATCACCGCGAAGGCCAAGGCGATGGTCGCCCAGGGGATCGACGTGGTCTCCTTCGGCGCGGGGGAGCCCGACTTCGACACGCCCGAGCACGTCAAGGACGCGGCGGTGGCGGCGATCGGGGCGGGATTCACCAAATACACCGCGACCCCGGGCATCCCGGAGCTGCGCCGCGCGATCGCCGCCAAACACGAGCGCGAGAACGGGCTGAAATACGAGGAGTCGGAGATCATCGCCACCGTGGGCGCGAAGCACGCGCTCTACAACGCCTTCCAGGCGCTGGTGGACGAGGGCGACGAGGTGATCGTCGTCGCGCCCTACTGGGTCAGTTACCCGGACATGGTGAAGCTCGCCGGCGGACAGCCGGTGATCGTGGAGACGCGGGTGGAGGACGGCTTCGTACCGTCGCCCGACGCGATCCGCGCGGCGCTCACCGATCGCACGGTGGCGGTGGTGCTCAACAGCCCGTCCAATCCCACCGGCGCGGTGTGGAGCCGGGAGGCGCTGGCGGGGATCGCCCGGGTGCTCGAGGGGCACTCGTGCACGATCATCACCGACGACATCTACGAGCACCTCATCTACACCGGCGAGAAGTTCATCAACATCCTCAACGTGGCGCCGCAGCTCCGCGACCGGACGCTGGTGGTGAACGGCCTCTCGAAGAGCTTCTCGATGACGGGCTGGCGGATCGGCTGGGCCGCCGGGCCGAAGCCGCTCATCGCCGCGATGCAGAAGATCCAGGACCAGTCGACCTCGAACCTCACCTCCTTCGTGCAGAAGGCCGCCATCGCCGCGCTCACCGGCGGCAACGCGTGCGTGGAGCGGATGCGGGTGAAGTTCGACGAGCGCAGGCAGTACGTGCAGAAGCGCTTCGCCGCCATGCCGGGGGTGGAGTGCGCGCCGATCGGCGGCGCCTTCTACGCCTTCGCCGACGTGCGGGCGCTCTGCCCGAAGCACTACAAGGGCCAGGCGGTGGGCAGCGACACGCGCCTCGCGGAGATCCTCCTCGAGGACTTCCTGGTGGCGGTGGTGCCTGGGGCGCCCTTCGGCGCGCCGGGCTTCATGCGGCTCTCTTTCGCCACGTCGATGGAGCAGCTGGAGAAGGGGCTCGATCGGATCGAGTCGTTCGTGCAGGCGCTCAGCTGA
- the carB gene encoding carbamoyl-phosphate synthase large subunit has protein sequence MPRRTDLKTIFVVGSGPIVIGQACEFDYSGTQACKALREEGYRVVLLNSNPATIMTDPETADATYVEPLTVEVATKILEKERPDALLPTLGGQTALNLAKALAERGILEAHGCQLIGASLEAIDKAEDRELFGAAMARIGLETPKNGVAHSLEEAREIAERTGFPAILRPSFTMGGTGGSIAYNKVEFEEKVKWALDASPTRSVLIDESVLGWKEYELEVMRDRNDNVVIVCSIENFDPMGVHTGDSITVAPAQTLTDKEYQRLRDASVKIIREIGVDTGGCNIQFGVNPVDGRVVVIEMNPRVSRSSALASKATGFPIAKIAARLAVGYTLDEIANDITRETKAAFEPSIDYVVTKVPRFAFEKFPQADSRLTTQMKSVGEAMAIGRTFRESFQKALRSLETGSHGFESPLGKKPGATWSEDELEQVRDGIRKPTNQRLYWVAEGFRAGLIVDEVFEISAIDPWFLRELAAIVEEEGFVAAEGLGDADRLRELKGMGFSDRRLAQLTGTTEAQIRSRRYELGVHPVYKRVDTCAAEFEAHTPYLYSSYEQECEARPTDKQKVLILGGGPNRIGQGIEFDYCCVHACFALKEAGFETIMVNCNPETVSTDYETADRLYFEPLTFEDVLEIARVEKPIGAIVQFGGQTPLKLSVALEQAGVKILGTVPDAIDRAEDRERFAEVVNKLGLKQPANGIGRSAEEAIRVANEIGYPVMVRPSYVLGGRAMEICHDEAQLKSYLEHAVQASEEKPVLVDRYLRDALEVDIDVVRDGDRVVVGGVMEHIEEAGVHSGDSACVLPPYSLSADIVRKIEEQAMAMAEELGVVGLMNTQFAVQGDEVYVLEVNPRASRTVPFVAKATGTPLAKLAALAQVGIKLPADLPDRPVMKHSAVKESVFPFIKFQGVDPVLGPEMKSTGEVMGIDTDFARAFWKSQVGAGNALPTSGRCFVSVRNEDKGAAAELARRLAALGFDLIATRGTATYLAEQGIETAMVLKIAEGRPHVIDKILDGDIHFVINTTAGKKELADSYPIRRETLNRGIPYYTTIAGARAAVSALEVLQKAELGVRSLQEFHPAYRR, from the coding sequence ATGCCCCGCAGAACCGACCTCAAGACCATCTTCGTCGTTGGCTCGGGACCGATCGTCATCGGCCAGGCCTGCGAGTTCGACTACTCGGGTACGCAGGCCTGCAAGGCCCTGCGCGAAGAGGGCTACCGGGTCGTCCTCCTCAACTCCAATCCGGCGACGATCATGACCGACCCGGAGACGGCGGACGCCACCTACGTCGAGCCGCTCACGGTCGAGGTCGCCACCAAGATTCTCGAGAAGGAGCGGCCGGACGCGCTCCTCCCGACGCTCGGCGGCCAGACCGCGCTCAACCTCGCCAAGGCGCTCGCCGAGCGGGGCATCCTCGAGGCGCACGGCTGCCAGCTCATCGGCGCCTCCCTCGAGGCGATCGACAAGGCCGAGGACCGCGAGCTCTTCGGTGCGGCGATGGCGCGCATCGGCCTCGAGACCCCGAAGAACGGCGTGGCCCACTCCCTCGAAGAGGCCCGCGAGATCGCCGAGCGCACTGGCTTCCCCGCCATCCTCCGCCCCTCCTTCACCATGGGCGGCACCGGCGGCTCCATCGCCTACAACAAGGTGGAGTTCGAGGAGAAGGTGAAGTGGGCGCTCGACGCCTCGCCCACCCGCAGCGTGCTCATCGACGAGTCGGTGCTCGGCTGGAAGGAGTACGAACTCGAGGTGATGCGCGATCGCAACGACAACGTCGTGATCGTCTGCTCCATCGAGAACTTCGACCCGATGGGTGTGCACACCGGCGACTCGATCACCGTCGCCCCCGCGCAGACCTTGACCGACAAGGAGTACCAGCGGCTCCGGGACGCCTCGGTGAAGATCATCCGCGAGATCGGCGTGGACACCGGCGGCTGCAACATCCAGTTCGGCGTGAACCCGGTGGACGGCCGCGTGGTGGTCATCGAGATGAACCCGCGCGTCTCCCGCTCGAGCGCGCTCGCCTCGAAGGCGACGGGCTTCCCCATCGCCAAGATCGCCGCGCGGCTGGCGGTGGGCTACACCCTCGACGAGATCGCCAACGACATCACCCGCGAGACCAAGGCCGCCTTCGAGCCCTCGATCGACTACGTGGTGACCAAGGTCCCGCGCTTCGCCTTCGAGAAGTTCCCCCAGGCAGACAGCCGCCTCACCACCCAGATGAAGTCGGTGGGCGAGGCGATGGCCATCGGCCGCACCTTCCGCGAGTCGTTCCAGAAGGCGCTGCGCTCGCTCGAGACCGGCTCCCACGGCTTCGAGTCGCCGCTCGGCAAGAAGCCCGGCGCCACCTGGAGCGAGGACGAGCTCGAGCAGGTCCGCGACGGGATCCGCAAGCCCACCAACCAGCGGCTCTACTGGGTGGCCGAGGGCTTCCGCGCCGGCCTCATCGTCGACGAGGTCTTCGAGATCTCCGCGATCGATCCCTGGTTCCTCCGGGAGCTCGCCGCCATCGTCGAGGAGGAGGGCTTCGTCGCAGCCGAGGGGCTAGGCGACGCCGACCGCCTCCGCGAGCTCAAGGGGATGGGCTTCTCCGACCGCCGCCTCGCCCAGCTCACCGGCACGACCGAGGCGCAGATCCGCTCGCGCCGCTACGAGCTCGGCGTGCACCCGGTCTACAAGCGGGTCGACACCTGCGCCGCGGAGTTCGAGGCCCATACGCCCTACCTCTACTCGTCCTACGAGCAGGAGTGCGAGGCGCGGCCCACCGACAAGCAGAAGGTGCTGATCCTCGGCGGCGGTCCCAACCGCATCGGCCAGGGGATCGAGTTCGACTACTGCTGCGTGCACGCCTGCTTCGCGCTCAAGGAGGCCGGGTTCGAGACCATCATGGTCAACTGCAACCCGGAGACGGTCTCCACCGACTACGAGACCGCCGATCGCCTCTACTTCGAGCCCCTCACCTTCGAGGACGTGCTCGAGATCGCCCGGGTCGAGAAGCCGATCGGCGCCATCGTGCAGTTCGGCGGGCAGACGCCGCTCAAGCTCTCGGTGGCCCTCGAGCAGGCCGGGGTGAAGATCCTCGGCACCGTGCCCGACGCCATCGACCGCGCCGAGGACCGCGAGCGCTTCGCCGAGGTGGTGAACAAGCTGGGCCTCAAGCAGCCCGCCAACGGCATCGGCCGCTCCGCCGAGGAGGCGATCCGCGTCGCCAACGAGATCGGCTACCCGGTGATGGTCCGCCCGTCCTACGTGCTCGGCGGCCGCGCGATGGAGATCTGCCACGACGAGGCGCAGCTCAAGAGCTACCTCGAGCACGCGGTGCAGGCCTCCGAGGAGAAGCCGGTGCTGGTGGACCGCTACCTCCGCGACGCCCTCGAGGTCGACATCGACGTGGTCCGCGACGGCGACCGCGTGGTGGTCGGCGGCGTGATGGAGCACATCGAGGAGGCCGGCGTGCACTCCGGCGACTCGGCCTGCGTGCTCCCGCCGTACTCGCTCTCCGCCGACATCGTGCGGAAGATCGAGGAGCAGGCGATGGCGATGGCCGAAGAGCTCGGCGTCGTCGGCCTGATGAACACCCAGTTCGCGGTGCAGGGCGACGAGGTCTACGTCCTCGAGGTGAACCCCCGCGCCTCGCGCACCGTGCCCTTCGTGGCCAAGGCCACCGGCACGCCGCTGGCCAAGCTCGCGGCGCTGGCGCAGGTGGGGATCAAGCTCCCCGCCGATCTGCCGGACCGCCCGGTGATGAAGCACTCGGCGGTGAAGGAGTCGGTCTTCCCCTTCATCAAATTCCAGGGCGTCGATCCGGTGCTCGGGCCCGAGATGAAGTCGACCGGCGAGGTGATGGGCATCGACACCGACTTCGCCCGCGCCTTCTGGAAGAGCCAGGTCGGCGCCGGCAACGCGCTGCCCACCTCCGGCCGCTGCTTCGTCTCCGTGCGCAACGAGGACAAGGGCGCCGCTGCGGAGCTGGCCCGCAGGCTCGCGGCGCTGGGCTTCGATCTCATCGCCACCCGCGGCACCGCGACCTACCTCGCGGAACAGGGGATCGAGACGGCGATGGTGCTCAAGATCGCCGAGGGGCGGCCGCACGTCATCGACAAGATCCTCGACGGCGACATCCACTTCGTGATCAACACCACGGCGGGCAAGAAGGAGCTGGCGGACAGCTACCCGATCCGCCGCGAGACGCTGAACCGGGGCATCCCCTACTACACGACCATCGCCGGCGCCCGCGCCGCGGTCTCGGCCCTCGAGGTCCTGCAGAAGGCGGAGCTCGGCGTGCGCTCGCTGCAGGAGTTCCACCCGGCGTACCGCCGCTAG
- a CDS encoding AI-2E family transporter, translated as MNEEKRARWSQTVFLTGFLLTLALFVWVLRPFLVTIAIAITGAVVLMPVQDRLARLLGGRRTLAAWICTFFTVVLLLAPLTLITIRVVVEAVPVVSELARTVGEGGLAHWFTAEAPVPLRRTYERVIEMGLGEQLRDALGATAAWLGAFVAKLPTVAVLLVTDGFVLVVALVWFFAAGPFIIRRLAESIPMEPRYTDDLLRTMGAGIRTIILASLLTAAIQGVLGFGAFWFIHLPYPMLLAAVMAFFSFVFSLVPVLGSGLVWGPAGVWLILAGRPWAGIFLLAYGMLVLGSVDNIVKPFFTKDSLQLPPAVVFVTIFGGLAAFGPVGALIGPLIAAAVGAFLRIWREDFLRLPPAAEAGPNFQPPHLPPEPHDHRGDLPFEQDRRGPRDEGNQR; from the coding sequence ATGAACGAGGAGAAACGCGCCCGCTGGTCCCAGACCGTCTTCCTCACCGGCTTCCTCCTGACGCTGGCGCTCTTCGTCTGGGTGCTCCGGCCCTTCCTCGTCACCATCGCCATCGCCATCACCGGCGCGGTGGTGCTGATGCCGGTGCAGGATCGCCTCGCCCGGCTCCTCGGCGGCCGCCGCACCCTGGCAGCGTGGATCTGCACCTTCTTCACGGTGGTGCTCCTCCTCGCGCCGCTCACCCTGATCACGATCCGGGTGGTGGTGGAGGCGGTGCCGGTGGTGAGCGAGCTCGCCCGCACCGTCGGCGAGGGCGGCCTCGCCCATTGGTTCACCGCCGAGGCCCCCGTGCCGCTCCGGCGCACCTATGAGCGGGTGATCGAGATGGGCCTCGGCGAGCAGCTGCGCGACGCCCTCGGCGCCACGGCAGCGTGGCTCGGGGCCTTCGTCGCCAAGCTCCCCACCGTGGCGGTGCTCCTCGTCACCGACGGCTTCGTGCTCGTCGTCGCCCTCGTCTGGTTCTTCGCCGCGGGCCCCTTCATCATCCGGCGCCTCGCCGAATCGATCCCGATGGAGCCGCGCTACACCGACGATCTCCTCCGGACCATGGGCGCCGGCATCCGGACCATCATCCTCGCCAGCCTCCTCACCGCGGCGATCCAGGGCGTGCTCGGCTTCGGCGCCTTCTGGTTCATCCACCTGCCCTACCCGATGCTCCTCGCTGCGGTGATGGCCTTCTTCTCCTTCGTCTTCTCGCTGGTGCCGGTCCTCGGCAGCGGCCTCGTCTGGGGTCCCGCCGGCGTCTGGCTGATCCTCGCCGGCAGGCCGTGGGCAGGGATCTTCCTGCTCGCCTACGGGATGCTGGTCCTCGGCTCGGTGGACAACATCGTGAAACCCTTCTTCACGAAGGACTCCCTGCAGCTCCCGCCGGCGGTGGTCTTCGTCACCATCTTCGGCGGCCTCGCCGCCTTCGGCCCCGTGGGCGCGCTCATCGGCCCGCTCATCGCCGCGGCGGTGGGCGCCTTCCTGCGGATCTGGCGCGAGGACTTCCTCCGGCTGCCCCCGGCGGCGGAGGCGGGTCCGAACTTCCAGCCCCCGCACCTGCCGCCGGAGCCCCACGATCACCGCGGCGACCTGCCCTTCGAGCAGGACCGCCGCGGCCCCAGGGACGAAGGCAACCAGCGCTGA
- the greA gene encoding transcription elongation factor GreA, with protein MSDKIPMTASGKAKLTDELKKLKTVERPRIVREIEEARAHGDLSENAEYKFAKEKQSHIEGRIQQVEDWLARADVIDVSKLSGDRVLFGATVSLEDTEGEKTVRYRIVGEFEADLKKGLISVTSPIARSLIGKEVGDTVVVQAPGGPREYEILEVDFVEDEEPALAEGA; from the coding sequence ATGTCCGACAAGATCCCGATGACCGCCTCCGGCAAGGCCAAGCTGACCGACGAGCTCAAGAAGCTCAAGACGGTGGAGCGCCCTCGCATCGTGCGCGAGATCGAGGAAGCGCGGGCCCACGGCGACCTGTCCGAGAACGCCGAGTACAAATTCGCCAAGGAGAAGCAGAGCCACATCGAGGGCCGGATCCAGCAGGTCGAGGATTGGCTCGCCCGTGCGGACGTCATCGACGTCTCCAAGCTCTCCGGCGACCGGGTCCTCTTCGGCGCGACCGTGAGCCTCGAGGACACCGAGGGCGAGAAGACGGTGCGCTACCGGATCGTGGGGGAGTTCGAGGCCGATCTGAAGAAGGGCCTCATCTCCGTGACCAGCCCCATCGCCCGATCGCTGATCGGCAAGGAGGTCGGCGACACGGTGGTGGTGCAGGCCCCGGGCGGGCCCCGTGAATACGAGATCCTCGAGGTGGACTTCGTCGAGGACGAGGAGCCGGCGCTGGCAGAGGGCGCCTGA
- the recG gene encoding ATP-dependent DNA helicase RecG: protein MDAVAGPLTELFFPLRFAVRDGFAGAANLRDLRRVVEHHAPKALAAGADPAGVEALAAAAAAFDAAPPGGREAAVRRVLEVLGRLVALPPDLAAAAGGVPAGTRRGPQVPPGVEVVEPFAADLPDAWQPFATSAPPREQSFRLEPPAAQQQAKPKPKRAAPPTAKPKARKAAQPRAAAPAEEPESSTPARITLPAYARGRLDLPLADYPGVGPRTAQLLAKKGIGSVGHLLFALPRGYQDRRGLATIRDLVPGQKGLTFGEVVEATEVFNPRQRRKMLRVVLRDETSRLALTFFHYWPSMLKRFERGKRFFVWGEVKLFGGFKQIVHPELEESDELDSEGASLNMNRIVPAYRGMDEVGQGRYRALVHRALAAHLRDVPEVLPAALREKRGLVPVQEALASVHFPGNEADAAALAAGASPGHRRLAYEELLLISIGLALKARGVQVEPGHVFDVSQQQIDRAIGMLPFTPTGAQVRAIAAIAEDMGQPAPMNRLIQGDVGSGKTAVALVACLLAVFDGRQAALMAPTEILAEQHHRNFTQLLEGTGIEVALLAAGRGGKALSQAREAIGSGRARIAVGTHALVSEGSLFSELGLVVIDEQHRFGVEQRAELIAKGRRPDVLVMTATPIPRTLALVLHGEMTQTVIDELPPGRTPVKTKVVPSKSREKIYEILDAQLGEGRQAYVVYPLIEESERSDLEDATRGLAVLQERFPGKRLGLLHGRMKADERDEVMAAFRAHAIDLLVATTVVEVGVDVPNASVMVIEHAERFGLSQLHQLRGRVGRGAARSFCFLVDHAGREGRARERLAIMEQTTDGFRIAQADLEIRGPGEFLGTRQAGLPELQFADLSRDARLLEEARADGFELVRADPTLARHKALEAEVFERFAERMSLARVG, encoded by the coding sequence ATGGACGCCGTGGCCGGACCGCTCACCGAGCTCTTCTTTCCGCTGCGCTTCGCGGTCCGCGATGGATTCGCCGGGGCGGCGAACCTGCGCGATCTGCGCCGGGTGGTGGAGCACCACGCGCCGAAGGCGCTGGCGGCCGGGGCCGACCCTGCAGGGGTCGAGGCGCTGGCTGCTGCGGCGGCGGCCTTCGACGCGGCGCCGCCGGGTGGCCGCGAGGCGGCGGTGCGCCGGGTGCTCGAGGTGCTCGGGCGGCTGGTGGCGCTGCCGCCGGATCTGGCGGCGGCGGCGGGGGGTGTTCCCGCGGGAACGCGGCGGGGGCCGCAGGTCCCCCCCGGCGTCGAGGTGGTGGAGCCGTTCGCCGCCGATCTGCCCGACGCCTGGCAGCCCTTCGCCACCAGCGCGCCTCCGCGGGAACAGTCCTTCCGCCTCGAGCCGCCGGCGGCACAGCAGCAGGCGAAGCCGAAGCCGAAGCGCGCCGCCCCTCCCACCGCGAAGCCGAAGGCCCGCAAGGCAGCGCAGCCCAGGGCCGCCGCTCCCGCCGAGGAGCCGGAGAGCAGCACCCCCGCCCGGATCACCTTGCCCGCCTACGCCCGCGGCAGGCTCGATCTGCCCCTCGCCGACTACCCCGGCGTCGGCCCCCGCACCGCGCAGCTCCTGGCGAAGAAGGGGATCGGCTCCGTCGGCCACCTCCTCTTCGCGCTGCCCCGCGGCTACCAGGACCGCCGCGGCCTCGCCACCATCCGCGACCTCGTCCCCGGCCAGAAGGGGCTCACCTTCGGCGAGGTGGTCGAGGCGACCGAGGTCTTCAATCCGCGGCAGCGGCGCAAGATGCTCCGCGTCGTCCTCCGCGACGAGACCTCGCGCCTCGCGCTCACCTTCTTCCACTACTGGCCCTCGATGCTGAAGCGCTTCGAGCGGGGGAAGCGCTTCTTCGTCTGGGGCGAGGTGAAGCTCTTCGGCGGCTTCAAGCAGATCGTCCATCCCGAACTCGAGGAGAGCGACGAGCTCGACTCCGAGGGCGCCTCGCTCAACATGAACCGGATCGTCCCCGCCTACCGCGGCATGGACGAGGTGGGGCAGGGCCGCTACCGCGCCCTCGTCCACCGGGCGCTGGCGGCGCACCTGCGCGACGTGCCGGAGGTCCTCCCGGCGGCGCTCCGGGAGAAGCGCGGCCTCGTCCCCGTGCAGGAGGCGTTGGCCTCGGTCCACTTCCCCGGAAACGAGGCCGACGCCGCCGCCTTGGCAGCAGGCGCCTCGCCGGGACACCGCCGCCTCGCCTACGAAGAGCTCCTGCTCATCTCCATCGGCCTCGCCCTGAAGGCCCGCGGGGTGCAGGTCGAGCCGGGCCACGTCTTCGACGTGTCGCAGCAGCAGATCGACCGGGCGATCGGCATGCTCCCCTTCACCCCTACCGGCGCGCAAGTGCGCGCCATCGCCGCCATCGCCGAGGACATGGGGCAGCCCGCGCCGATGAACCGCCTGATCCAGGGCGACGTGGGCTCGGGCAAGACCGCGGTGGCGCTGGTCGCCTGCCTCCTCGCCGTCTTCGACGGCAGGCAGGCGGCGCTGATGGCCCCCACCGAGATCCTCGCCGAGCAGCACCACCGCAACTTCACCCAGCTCCTCGAGGGCACCGGGATCGAGGTGGCGCTCCTCGCCGCCGGCCGCGGCGGCAAGGCGCTCTCGCAGGCCCGGGAGGCGATCGGATCGGGCAGGGCCCGGATCGCGGTGGGCACCCACGCCCTGGTCTCGGAGGGCTCGCTCTTCTCCGAGCTCGGCCTCGTGGTCATCGACGAGCAGCACCGCTTCGGCGTGGAGCAGCGCGCCGAGCTCATCGCCAAGGGGCGCCGCCCCGACGTGCTGGTGATGACCGCCACACCGATCCCGCGGACCCTCGCCCTGGTGCTCCACGGCGAGATGACCCAGACCGTGATCGACGAGCTGCCGCCGGGGCGCACGCCGGTGAAGACGAAGGTGGTGCCGTCGAAGAGCCGGGAGAAGATCTACGAGATCCTCGACGCGCAGCTCGGCGAGGGGCGCCAGGCCTACGTGGTCTATCCCCTGATCGAGGAGAGCGAGCGCTCCGATCTCGAGGACGCCACCCGCGGCCTCGCCGTGCTGCAGGAGCGCTTCCCCGGCAAGCGGCTTGGCCTGCTCCACGGCAGGATGAAGGCCGACGAGCGCGACGAGGTGATGGCCGCATTTCGCGCCCACGCGATCGATCTGCTCGTCGCCACCACCGTGGTCGAGGTGGGCGTCGACGTGCCCAACGCCAGCGTGATGGTGATCGAGCACGCCGAGCGCTTCGGCCTCTCGCAGCTCCACCAGCTCCGCGGCCGCGTGGGCCGCGGCGCCGCCAGGAGCTTCTGCTTCCTCGTCGATCACGCGGGCAGGGAGGGCAGGGCCCGCGAGCGCCTCGCGATCATGGAGCAGACCACCGACGGCTTCCGGATCGCCCAGGCGGACCTCGAGATCCGCGGCCCCGGCGAGTTCCTCGGCACCCGGCAGGCGGGCCTGCCGGAGCTGCAATTCGCCGATCTCTCCCGGGACGCGCGCCTCCTCGAGGAGGCCCGCGCCGACGGTTTCGAGCTGGTCCGCGCCGATCCCACGCTGGCCCGCCACAAGGCGCTCGAAGCGGAGGTCTTCGAGCGCTTCGCGGAGCGGATGAGCCTGGCGCGGGTGGGTTGA